One segment of Schistocerca nitens isolate TAMUIC-IGC-003100 chromosome 3, iqSchNite1.1, whole genome shotgun sequence DNA contains the following:
- the LOC126249083 gene encoding spidroin-2-like, which translates to MRQQQQKHRRLGGGDREAEAAAAAAASTGWRRRGGGDSSSSDQWDPETWRLRQQQQKHRRLGGGDREAEAAAAASSGNLRTGGLGSSRRSTDDWEAATGRPRQQQQRAVGTRDQVAESAIAEAPTTGRRSPGGRGSSSSEQWEPETWRLRQQQQRHRRLGCGDREAEAAAAASSGNRRTGSLGSSRRSTDDWEAATGRPRKQQQRAVAAAAASSGDRRPGGSGSSSRSTDEWEAVIGRPRQQQHRAVGTGELATEAAAAEAPTTGRRRPGGQCSSSSEHSEPETWRLRQQQQKHRRLGGGDREAEVAAAASIAAEAPTTGRWRPGGLGSSCSSVHRNGGDQDSEAAATASSGIRGPGGRGSSSRSTDDWDAVTGRPRQQQQQAVGTRDLAAEAAAAEAPTVRWRPGGRRTSSSSSSEQRMAAIRRRRNQQQAAVGTGILAAEAAAAEAPTSGRRRLGG; encoded by the exons atgaggcagcagcagcagaagcaccgacgactagGAGGTGGTGaccgggaggccgaggcagcagcagcagcagcagcgagcaccggATGGCGGCGACGAGGAGGcggagacagcagcagcagcgatcaGTGGGATCCGGAGacctggcggctgaggcagcagcagcagaagcaccgacgactgggaggcggtgaccgggaggccgaggcagcagcagcagcgagcagtgggaacTTGAGAACTGGCGGATTAGGCAGCAGCAggagaagcaccgacgactgggaggcGGCGACCGGGAG gccgaggcagcagcagcagcgagcagtgggaaccAGAGACCAGGTGGCTGAGTCAGCAatagcagaagcaccgacgactgggaggcggtcaccgggaggccgaggcagcagcagcagcgagcagtgggaaccggagacctggcggctgaggcagcagcagcagaggcaccGTCGACTGGGATGCGGAGaccgggaggccgaggcagcagcagcagcgagcagtgggaaccgGAGAACTGGCAGCTTAGGCAGCAGCAGGAGGagcaccgacgactgggaggcGGCGACCGGGAGGCCGAGaaagcagcagcagcgagcagtg gcagcagcagcagcgagtagTGGGGACCGGAGACCTGGTGgctcaggcagcagcagcagaagcaccgacgaatGGGAGGCGGTGATtgggaggccgaggcagcagcagcatcgTGCAGTAGGAACCGGAGAACTGGcgactgaggcagcagcagcagaagcaccgacgactgggaggcGGCGACCGGGAGGtcaatgcagcagcagcagcgagcattcggaaccggagacctggcggctgaggcagcagcagcagaagcaccgacgactgggaggcggtgaccgggaggccgaggtagcagcagcagcgagca TAGCAGCAGAAGCACCAACGACTGGGAGGTGGCGACCGGGAGGCCtaggcagcagctgcagcagcgtgcACCGGAATGGCGGCGACCAGGATTCggaggcagcagcaacagcaagcAGTGGGATCCGGGGACCTGGcggcagaggcagcagcagcagaagcaccgacgactgggatgcggtgaccgggaggccgaggcagcagcagcagcaagcagtgGGAACCAGAGacctggcggctgaggcagcagcagcagaagcaccgactgTTAGGTGGCGACCGGGAGGTCGACGtaccagcagcagcagtagcagcgagCAACGGATGGCGGCGATCAGGAGGAGAAGGAATCAGCAGCAGGCAGCAGTTGGAACCGGAATTctggcggctgaggcagcagcagcagaagcaccgacgtcCGGGAGGCGGCGACTGggaggctga